One Kineococcus aurantiacus genomic window carries:
- a CDS encoding aldo/keto reductase encodes MLQLPPWGLGSAALGNLYTAVSDEQARATVDACWDAGVRYVDTAPHYGLGLAEERVGAALRDRPRAEFVLQTKVGRLLVPCAGTGRDSQGFDVPATRERVWDFSAAGVRRSIEDSLERLGLDRVDVALVHDPDDHLDQARREAIPELLRMREEGLVRGVGAGMNSSAPLARFVEEFDLDVVLVAGRYHLLDASAAADLFPAATRTGTAVVLGGVFASGLLAHDEPPPDATYAYGPAPADLLERARRIARVAREHGTTLPALAVQHAAAHPAVASLVLGVRSPAEVRRDAALFDPAPPEVWEALRRESLLPGGVSA; translated from the coding sequence GTGCTGCAGCTGCCGCCGTGGGGCCTGGGGTCGGCCGCCCTGGGGAACCTCTACACCGCCGTGAGCGACGAGCAGGCCCGCGCCACCGTGGACGCCTGCTGGGACGCCGGCGTCCGCTACGTCGACACCGCCCCGCACTACGGCCTGGGGCTGGCCGAGGAACGGGTCGGGGCGGCCCTGCGCGACCGGCCGCGGGCGGAGTTCGTGCTGCAGACCAAGGTGGGGCGGCTGCTCGTGCCCTGCGCCGGGACCGGGCGCGACAGCCAGGGCTTCGACGTGCCCGCCACCCGGGAACGGGTGTGGGACTTCTCCGCGGCCGGGGTCCGGCGCTCGATCGAGGACAGCCTGGAGCGGCTGGGCCTGGACCGCGTCGACGTCGCGCTCGTCCACGACCCCGACGACCACCTCGACCAGGCCCGCCGGGAGGCGATCCCCGAGCTGCTGCGGATGCGCGAGGAGGGGCTCGTGCGGGGGGTCGGGGCGGGCATGAACTCCTCGGCGCCCCTGGCGCGCTTCGTGGAGGAGTTCGACCTCGACGTCGTCCTCGTCGCCGGGCGCTACCACCTGCTCGACGCCTCCGCGGCGGCCGACCTGTTCCCGGCGGCGACGCGCACCGGCACGGCCGTCGTCCTCGGCGGCGTGTTCGCCTCGGGCCTGCTCGCCCACGACGAGCCGCCCCCGGACGCCACGTACGCCTACGGGCCCGCACCGGCGGACCTGCTGGAGCGGGCCCGCCGGATCGCGCGGGTCGCCCGCGAGCACGGCACGACGCTGCCGGCCCTGGCCGTGCAGCACGCCGCGGCCCACCCGGCCGTCGCCTCCCTGGTCCTGGGCGTGCGCTCCCCCGCCGAGGTGCGGCGCGACGCGGCGCTGTTCGACCCCGCACCGCCCGAGGTGTGGGAGGCGCTGCGCCGCGAGTCCCTGCTGCCCGGCGGGGTGAGCGCGTGA
- a CDS encoding amidohydrolase family protein, which yields MIVDAHHHLWDPARRDYPWMVPALAEPFGLEDLRRVTRAAGVDRTVLVQTVSDLAETQEFLDVAAASGGLVAGVVGWVDHARDVPGQVDGLRHRELLKGVRHQVEDEPDPDWLLRPEVVRALGAVGDLVVDLLVRWDQLPAAAELARRCEGTSFVLDHGAKPPLGSGDLPAWERGVTALASRPNVRCKVSGLFTLAHQEHLGPAVDHVLTAFGADRLLFGTDWPVSTLAHDYPTVVERTRSLLDPLSPDERAAVLAGNAVRTYHLAP from the coding sequence GTGATCGTCGACGCCCACCACCACCTGTGGGACCCGGCGCGGCGCGACTACCCGTGGATGGTCCCCGCGCTCGCCGAGCCGTTCGGGCTGGAGGACCTGCGGCGGGTGACGCGGGCGGCGGGCGTCGACCGCACGGTGCTCGTGCAGACCGTCTCCGACCTGGCCGAGACCCAGGAGTTCCTCGACGTCGCGGCCGCCTCCGGCGGGCTCGTCGCGGGGGTGGTCGGCTGGGTCGACCACGCGCGGGACGTCCCGGGGCAGGTGGACGGCCTGCGCCACCGCGAGCTCCTCAAGGGCGTGCGGCACCAGGTGGAGGACGAGCCGGACCCGGACTGGCTGCTGCGCCCCGAGGTCGTCCGGGCGCTGGGCGCGGTGGGCGACCTCGTCGTCGACCTCCTCGTCCGCTGGGACCAGCTCCCCGCCGCCGCCGAGCTGGCCCGGCGCTGCGAGGGCACCTCGTTCGTCCTGGACCACGGGGCGAAACCCCCGCTCGGCTCGGGCGACCTGCCGGCCTGGGAGCGGGGCGTCACGGCGCTGGCCTCGCGGCCCAACGTCCGCTGCAAGGTCTCCGGGTTGTTCACGCTGGCGCACCAGGAGCACCTCGGGCCCGCCGTCGACCACGTCCTCACCGCCTTCGGCGCCGACCGCCTGCTGTTCGGCACCGACTGGCCCGTCAGCACCCTGGCCCACGACTACCCGACCGTGGTGGAGCGCACCCGGTCCCTGCTCGACCCGCTGAGCCCGGACGAGCGCGCCGCCGTCCTGGCGGGCAACGCCGTCCGCACCTACCACCTCGCCCCCTGA
- a CDS encoding ElyC/SanA/YdcF family protein encodes MPRTAGPLGAGSSALVPGLVPGLVLGLVAGVLVGVEAVHALASRRGFPGGRRRVAPDVVLVLGCPPRADGSVSRMQRWRTEIAVRTSPTAQLVFSGYARDGGPSEAAVMAAHARDVLGVAPGRTRTEEEARTTWENVEFSLAGLEAGRYLAIASSPVHAWRARRYVARQRPDLAARLVPAADHRLGERWGLKAATLAYDVARSVVLRLWPARHLTS; translated from the coding sequence GTGCCCCGGACCGCAGGACCCCTCGGCGCGGGGTCCTCGGCGCTCGTGCCGGGTCTGGTGCCGGGTCTCGTGCTGGGCCTCGTGGCCGGTGTCCTGGTGGGCGTGGAGGCCGTCCACGCGCTCGCGTCGCGCCGGGGCTTCCCCGGTGGCCGCCGCCGCGTCGCCCCGGACGTGGTGCTGGTCCTGGGCTGCCCGCCGCGCGCGGACGGCTCGGTCAGCCGCATGCAGCGCTGGCGCACCGAGATCGCCGTCCGCACCTCGCCGACGGCGCAGCTGGTGTTCTCCGGGTACGCCCGCGACGGCGGCCCGAGCGAGGCCGCCGTGATGGCCGCCCACGCCCGCGACGTCCTGGGCGTCGCGCCGGGCCGGACCCGCACCGAGGAGGAGGCGCGCACGACGTGGGAGAACGTCGAGTTCTCCCTCGCCGGGCTGGAGGCCGGGCGGTACCTGGCGATCGCCTCCTCGCCCGTGCACGCCTGGCGGGCGCGCCGGTACGTGGCCCGGCAGCGCCCGGACCTGGCCGCCCGGCTCGTCCCGGCCGCCGACCACCGGCTCGGGGAGCGGTGGGGGCTGAAGGCCGCGACGCTCGCCTACGACGTCGCCCGGTCGGTCGTGCTGCGGCTGTGGCCCGCCAGACATCTGACGTCCTGA
- a CDS encoding SDR family oxidoreductase — protein sequence MKELRVLVTGGASGIGAATVRRFAQDGARVVVLDRDPAPGAHGVRADLSDDASVRAAVAEAVAHLGGLDVLVNNAGVGAVGDVTANDDEEWHRVYDVNVLGIVRTTRAALPHLRASGHAAVVNTCSIAAWTGLPQRALYSATKGAVQALTLAMAADHLADGIRVNCVNPGTADTPWVQRLLDATDDPAAERAALQARQPTGRLVSADEVAHAVVHLADPRSSATTGVVLAVDGGTHSLRLPARQG from the coding sequence GTGAAGGAGCTGCGGGTCCTGGTGACCGGCGGGGCGTCCGGCATCGGCGCGGCGACGGTGCGGCGGTTCGCGCAGGACGGCGCGCGGGTCGTCGTCCTGGACCGCGACCCCGCGCCCGGCGCCCACGGCGTGCGGGCCGACCTGTCCGACGACGCCTCGGTGCGCGCCGCCGTCGCCGAGGCCGTCGCCCACCTCGGCGGGCTCGACGTCCTCGTGAACAACGCCGGGGTCGGCGCCGTCGGCGACGTCACCGCCAACGACGACGAGGAGTGGCACCGCGTCTACGACGTCAACGTCCTCGGCATCGTGCGCACCACCCGCGCCGCCCTGCCGCACCTGCGGGCCTCCGGGCACGCCGCCGTCGTCAACACCTGCTCCATCGCGGCCTGGACGGGCCTGCCGCAGCGGGCGCTGTACTCGGCGACCAAGGGGGCGGTCCAGGCGCTGACGCTGGCGATGGCGGCCGACCACCTGGCCGACGGGATCCGGGTGAACTGCGTGAACCCCGGCACCGCGGACACCCCGTGGGTGCAGCGGCTGCTCGACGCCACCGACGACCCCGCCGCCGAGCGGGCCGCGCTGCAGGCCCGGCAGCCCACGGGGCGGCTCGTCAGCGCCGACGAGGTCGCGCACGCCGTCGTTCACCTGGCCGACCCGCGGTCGTCGGCGACCACGGGGGTCGTGCTGGCCGTCGACGGCGGGACGCACTCCCTGCGCCTGCCCGCGCGGCAGGGGTGA
- a CDS encoding fumarylacetoacetate hydrolase family protein: protein MKLLRLGPPGAERPVALREDGTYADLSGVLDPDVAWSFADLDRARAALAGAPALDAGGLRVGSPVPRPHAVVCIGLNYRDHAAETGAPVPDEPVVFLKIPSTVVGPYDEVLVPRGSVKTDYEVELGVVLGRTVRYLDSAEEGLAAVAGYVVSHDVSEREFQIERGGTWDKGKNCETFNPLGPWFVTADEVGDPSALGLRCWVDGELRQDGTTKDMVFGVGELVRYLSQFTVLEAGALVNTGTPAGVALGRPDPKPYLRAGQVVECEVDGLGRMRQVLGAA, encoded by the coding sequence GTGAAGCTCCTGCGCTTGGGCCCCCCGGGTGCCGAACGACCCGTCGCGCTGCGCGAGGACGGCACGTACGCGGACCTGTCCGGTGTGCTGGACCCCGACGTCGCCTGGTCGTTCGCCGACCTGGACCGGGCCCGCGCCGCCCTCGCGGGCGCGCCCGCGCTGGACGCCGGCGGCCTGCGGGTCGGCTCGCCGGTCCCGCGCCCGCACGCGGTCGTGTGCATCGGGCTGAACTACCGCGACCACGCCGCCGAGACGGGCGCGCCGGTCCCCGACGAGCCGGTGGTCTTCCTCAAGATCCCCTCCACCGTCGTGGGTCCCTACGACGAGGTCCTCGTGCCGCGCGGTTCGGTCAAGACCGACTACGAGGTCGAGCTGGGCGTGGTCCTGGGCCGCACCGTCCGCTACCTCGACTCCGCCGAGGAGGGCCTGGCCGCCGTCGCCGGGTACGTCGTGTCCCACGACGTGTCCGAGCGCGAGTTCCAGATCGAGCGCGGCGGCACCTGGGACAAGGGCAAGAACTGCGAGACCTTCAACCCCCTCGGCCCCTGGTTCGTCACGGCCGACGAGGTCGGGGACCCCTCGGCGCTGGGGCTGCGCTGCTGGGTGGACGGGGAGCTGCGCCAGGACGGCACGACGAAGGACATGGTCTTCGGCGTCGGCGAGCTCGTCCGGTACCTGTCGCAGTTCACCGTGCTGGAGGCCGGTGCCCTCGTCAACACGGGCACCCCCGCGGGCGTGGCCCTGGGCCGGCCGGACCCCAAGCCGTACCTGCGCGCCGGGCAGGTCGTGGAGTGCGAGGTCGACGGCCTCGGCCGCATGCGACAGGTCCTCGGGGCGGCCTGA